From a single Micromonospora pallida genomic region:
- a CDS encoding ABC transporter ATP-binding protein, with protein MITVENLTKRYGPHAAVDDVSFRCEPGTVTGFLGPNGAGKSTTMRMICGLTPPTSGSATVDGVPYRRLPNPGRRIGVLLDASAQHAGRTGREALTVAAGTMGVDPQRVPTMLERVGLGPAAAKRRVRAYSLGMRQRLGLAHALLGDPRILILDEPANGLDPEGIFWMRGLLRDFADRGGTVLLSSHLLREVEAVADRLVVIGGGRIVAQGGKDELLAGAGTLVRARDPQALRGALAAAGLSVTGSTDGGLLVRAEAGAVGQAAADAGVALTELRPAGSGGLEQLFLTLTATDSNQEVAA; from the coding sequence ATGATCACGGTCGAGAACCTCACCAAGCGGTACGGCCCGCACGCCGCCGTGGACGACGTGTCGTTCCGCTGCGAGCCGGGGACGGTCACCGGCTTCCTCGGCCCGAACGGGGCCGGCAAGTCCACCACCATGCGGATGATCTGCGGTCTCACTCCGCCGACCTCGGGCAGCGCGACGGTCGACGGGGTGCCCTACCGGCGGCTGCCCAACCCGGGCCGGCGGATCGGCGTGCTGCTCGACGCCTCGGCGCAGCACGCCGGGCGTACCGGGCGGGAGGCGCTGACCGTCGCGGCCGGCACCATGGGAGTTGACCCGCAGCGGGTCCCGACGATGCTGGAGCGGGTCGGGCTGGGCCCGGCCGCAGCGAAACGCCGGGTACGGGCGTACTCGCTGGGGATGCGGCAGCGGCTCGGCCTGGCGCACGCGCTGCTCGGCGACCCCCGGATCCTGATCCTCGACGAACCGGCCAACGGCCTGGACCCGGAGGGCATCTTCTGGATGCGCGGCCTGCTGCGCGACTTCGCCGACCGGGGCGGCACGGTGCTGCTCTCCTCGCACCTGTTGCGGGAGGTGGAGGCGGTGGCCGACCGGCTGGTGGTGATCGGCGGCGGCCGGATCGTCGCCCAGGGCGGCAAGGACGAGCTGCTGGCCGGGGCCGGCACCCTGGTCCGGGCCCGGGATCCGCAGGCCCTGCGGGGTGCCCTGGCCGCCGCCGGCCTCTCCGTGACCGGCAGCACCGACGGGGGGTTGCTGGTCCGAGCCGAGGCCGGGGCGGTCGGGCAGGCCGCCGCCGACGCCGGGGTCGCGCTGACCGAGCTGCGCCCGGCCGGCAGCGGCGGCCTCGAACAGCTCTTCCTCACCCTGACCGCCACCGACTCGAACCAGGAGGTCGCCGCGTGA
- a CDS encoding ABC transporter permease: MSTAGTLTSPAPVGERSTAADRRPSLFQLTGVELRKLADTRAGLWLLIVIGLAAVAIVTVQLFVAPAEQQTFRPFFESTLLPVGILLPILGILSVTSEWSQRTALTTFALVPARHRVVFAKLAAVVVAALLSVVASLAVAAVGTLIADLTGGAGTWSVPGALLWHAAVFQVANVLIGIAFGLLLGNTPLAIVLYFVLPTVWSVLGGLIKALRTPAEWLDTTVTMGPLISPEMTGGQWARLGTSLLLWLVAPLVVGLVRTMRREVS; this comes from the coding sequence GTGAGCACCGCCGGCACCCTCACCAGCCCGGCACCCGTGGGCGAACGGTCCACGGCGGCCGACCGCCGTCCCTCGCTGTTCCAGCTCACCGGAGTCGAGCTGCGCAAGCTCGCCGATACCCGGGCCGGGTTGTGGCTGCTGATCGTGATCGGCCTCGCCGCCGTCGCGATCGTCACGGTGCAGTTGTTCGTGGCCCCCGCCGAGCAGCAGACGTTCCGGCCCTTCTTCGAGTCGACGCTGCTGCCGGTCGGGATCCTGCTGCCCATCCTCGGCATCCTGTCGGTGACCTCAGAGTGGTCGCAACGGACCGCGCTCACCACGTTCGCCCTGGTCCCGGCACGGCACCGGGTGGTGTTCGCGAAGCTGGCGGCGGTGGTGGTCGCGGCGCTGCTGTCGGTCGTGGCCAGCCTCGCCGTGGCCGCCGTCGGCACGCTGATCGCCGACCTCACCGGGGGTGCCGGCACCTGGTCGGTGCCGGGAGCGCTGCTCTGGCACGCCGCCGTCTTCCAGGTCGCGAACGTGCTGATCGGGATCGCCTTCGGTCTGCTGCTGGGAAACACCCCGCTGGCGATCGTCCTGTACTTCGTCCTGCCGACCGTCTGGTCGGTGCTCGGGGGACTGATCAAGGCCCTGCGGACACCGGCGGAGTGGCTGGACACGACGGTCACGATGGGGCCGTTGATCTCCCCGGAGATGACCGGTGGGCAGTGGGCCCGGCTCGGCACGTCCCTGCTGCTGTGGCTGGTCGCGCCGCTGGTCGTCGGGCTGGTCCGGACGATGCGCCGCGAGGTGTCCTGA
- a CDS encoding YqeB family protein, with protein MPGDTVPAHPDPGAPVVVSGGAGELALLWGGFPLLGAGAGWLLATVVDRLAGWSWVPARRLFELVASLPEPQVTVGAVVVGALAGLALAGVGTWERLVVAVAPDRVTLRHRDEKQELSRAEVRAVFLDGRQLVLLGPVDEELFRESCDLGDRRLRAAFLAHGYRWLAEDPYRGMFRRWVPGLPDLPPGADALLRARQDALKHDRRDDARELRRELAALGLVVRDESKRQYFRLVRR; from the coding sequence GTGCCGGGCGACACCGTACCGGCGCACCCCGACCCGGGTGCGCCGGTCGTGGTCAGCGGGGGCGCGGGTGAGCTGGCCCTCCTCTGGGGCGGGTTTCCGCTGCTCGGCGCGGGGGCCGGCTGGCTGCTGGCGACCGTCGTGGACCGGCTCGCCGGGTGGTCCTGGGTCCCGGCCCGGCGCCTGTTCGAACTGGTCGCCTCGCTGCCCGAGCCGCAGGTCACCGTCGGGGCGGTGGTGGTGGGTGCCCTCGCCGGGCTGGCGCTCGCCGGGGTCGGGACGTGGGAACGGCTCGTCGTCGCCGTCGCCCCCGACCGGGTGACCCTGCGCCACCGGGACGAGAAGCAGGAGCTGAGCCGGGCAGAGGTCCGCGCGGTGTTCCTGGACGGCCGGCAGCTCGTCCTGCTCGGACCGGTCGACGAGGAACTGTTCCGGGAGTCGTGCGACCTGGGCGACCGGCGGTTGCGGGCGGCGTTCCTCGCTCACGGCTACCGGTGGCTGGCCGAGGACCCGTATCGGGGCATGTTCCGGCGCTGGGTGCCCGGCCTGCCCGACCTTCCGCCGGGGGCGGACGCGCTGCTCCGGGCCCGGCAGGACGCGCTGAAGCACGACCGGCGCGACGACGCCCGGGAGCTGCGCCGGGAACTGGCCG